The following are from one region of the Dermacentor albipictus isolate Rhodes 1998 colony chromosome 5, USDA_Dalb.pri_finalv2, whole genome shotgun sequence genome:
- the LOC135913957 gene encoding reticulon-4-interacting protein 1, mitochondrial-like yields MIVYRLLETKRIVTFGSRKLHTLPAKMKAWQARNFNGIDSLLLEETRVPQLASPSEVLVKVHAASVNPLDVAMLDGYGRNVIDVLRTLHYFPNSRERFPMVLGRDFSGEVVGVGHGVKEFQFGDEVWGATMAGRQGSHAEYIAVPASVISKKPRTKSHLESAALPYAGLTAWAGIRTVGNLSRYTTRNKRCLVLGASGGVGTFAVQLLKAWNGFVTATCSSGAVELVSKLGADTVVDYTAPDFEAQLLHGPRFDFILDCVGAHQGLSPTKLLHKGRLSTYVTVVSPVLRNTDDMGLLSGMALSACQALQVTVKELVDGRSARWAFFCTNADALKEIAELVDLGKVTPVVSSTYPFLEIPAAYHKIKEGHARGKIVISVVEQEPPVHKPQKP; encoded by the exons ATGATAGTTTACCGGTTGCTCGAAACCAAGCGCATTGTTACTTTCGGATCGCGGAAACTCCACACATTGCcggcaaaaatgaaagcatggcAAGCCCGCAACTTTAATGGCATCGACAGCCTCCTTCTGGAAGAGACGCGAGTTCCACAGCTAGCGTCACCGAGCGAAGTCCTCGTTAAGGTCCACGCAGCCAGCGTCAACCCACTTGATGTGGCGATGTTAG ATGGATACGGGAGAAATGTTATAGACGTGTTAAGGACGCTTCACTACTTCCCTAACAGCAGGGAAAGGTTTCCCATGGTCCTGGGCAGAGATTTTTCCGGTGAAGTCGTCGGTGTTGGACACGGCGTGAAGGAGTTTCAATTTGGAGACGAG GTCTGGGGTGCTACCATGGCTGGCCGACAAGGATCTCACGCAGAGTATATTGCAGTACCTGCAAGCGTT ATATCGAAAAAGCCAAGAACAAAGTCCCACTTGGAATCGGCAGCATTGCCGTATGCAGGTTTAACCGCTTGGGCTGGAATCCGCACTGTGGGCAACCTCAGCAGGTACACAACTCGAAATAAAAG GTGCTTAGTTTTAGGGGCCTCTGGTGGCGTGGGAACGTTTGCAGTACAG CTCTTAAAAGCTTGGAACGGATTCGTCACAGCCACATGCAGCAGTGGAGCGGTAGAGCTGGTTTCAAAACTCGGGGCAGACACAGTTGTGGATTACACTGCACCCGATTTTGAGGCGCAGCTACTGCACGGCCCAAG gtttGACTTTATTCTAGATTGCGTTGGTGCTCATCAAGGCTTGTCACCAACTAAGTTGCTTCACAAAGGGCGCCTTTCGACCTATGTTACCGTCGTGTCACCTGTGTTAAGAAACACAGATGACATGGGGCTTTTGTCCGGAATGGCGCTGTCTGCTTGCCAGGCCTTGCAGGTTACTGTTAAG GAGCTTGTTGATGGCCGCAGTGCTCGCTGGGCTTTCTTCTGCACCAATGCCGATGCATTGAAGGAGATTGCCGAGCTTGTTGACCTCGGCAAG gtgacaCCTGTCGTGAGCAGCACCTATCCTTTTCTTGAAATTCCAGCAGCCTACCACAAGATAAAGGAAGGCCACGCCAGGGGAAAGATAGTGATCTCGGTTGTTGAGCAAGAACCTCCTGTCCACAAGCCCCAGAAACCGTAA